The following is a genomic window from Lactococcus carnosus.
GAAACCTACTGCTCCAGAAATCCCTGCTCCATGAACACCTAATAAAGGTATTAATGCAAGACTTAATGCGATATTAATGATAGTCCCCCAAATTGTGGTCTTAAATAATCCTTTTGTTTTCTTTGCTACTAGATATGTTGTACCTAAAAATGCTGAAACATTAGAAAATACAGCTGTTAATAATAGTATTGGGACAAATTCCCAAGCTTTAAAAAATGATGGAGAAACATAATAATGCATAAATATTTTGATTATACTCACCATCACTCCAGATCCTAAAAGTAGTAGGTTTAGTGTAACGTTAAACGTAATAGAATATATTTTAGAAACACTCTTGTGTTTTGCTGTTTCTACCGCAGAAATTTGCCAAGCATTTTGAAAAAGTGCAAATGCAGTTGATAAGAGAGAGGGAATTTTATTTGCAATAGCGAAATAACCATTCCCAGCCGGTCCTACAAACGCTAAAATAATTAATCTACTCGCATCATTGGTCAACCACCATGTAAAATTATTCGGAATCATTGGCATACTATAAACTAGCATCTCTTTAATACCACTTTTACTAACAAGATTTTTATCCCAAAATTTCCAAAATTCCCCTGCAAAGAATAAAAATATAACACCACAAAAATTTGAAATAACCAGAGATAATAAATAACCATCTAAACCATGTTTATAAATAATCATCAAAACGATATTGGACAGGACATTAACAACTGACACCACAACACCAGACATCGCATAAAGCCGAATACGATCCATACCTCGTGCAAAATTTTGAAAATGGTTAAGTACTAGCATTAAGCCTAGATAAAACCCTACTGTCCACCAATACTTTATACCCATAGAATAAATTACTATACCAGATAATATAGAGATGATAAACCCAAACCCAGTTAAAACACTACCGTTTGAAAATATCTCATTTTTATTTTTTTCTTTATCTAGTCCCCAACGAAAAACTGCTGTAAAAATATTCAATGATACCACTGGTAATAACATATTTACAGTAGTGTTAATTAAGTCCGAGACACCAAATGCTGAAGCTGACAATATACTTGTGTATATTGGGACCATAAAAAAGGATATAAGTAATGTTGCGCCATTCCCAATTGCAAAAATTAACGTATCACCAGCTAGTTTTCTAAAAAGATGTTTCATTTAAATTGACCTTTTGTTTCCTCTATTGAATTAATCAATATTTCAGCATTCTCAAAATGTCCCTGGCTTTTCTGAGCTAATTCTTCTATATTTTCACATTTTGCTAAATTTCCAGATATTATCTTTTCTATAATTTTATTCGTATCTTTTTTTAGATTTTTTAACTCTGAAAAATAATTTATTTTATTTTGATCTATCATCAGGTTTTTCATTTTATTTGAATATCCTAAAGCATAAAAAGGAATTTCATATACTTGACTCAATATTGCAGAATGGAACCGAGTTGCTAAAAATTTTTCACATGCTGAAAATTTTTCCAAAAATGATTCTGTATTCCTTAGGTATGGGACTATCTCTATCATAGAAGGGAATTTTGAAAATTCCTTGATATAACAAGCACTTATCAAATCATTTTCATCTTCTGAATCGAATGCAAAGACTGCAACTTTTTGCCCTGTTCTATTAATAAATTCATCTGCTATAGTTGTATAGGCCAAATAATTATCATAATTCTGTTTTTTATTAGCACTCCTATATGCTGATATACCAAGCCCATATTCTTTAACACTTTTAGTATTTGGTAAAGTTAATCTTAATCCATATACAATATCCGGAAATATTTTCACATATTTAGAGATGTTATCGGAAGTAGAACTATCGAGAGTTTGAAAAGAATAATTATCTCTAACGGTAATAAGATTTTTAGAATTCAACTCATATTCAGCAAGCTTCAATCCATAATTCTTTTTATCAAATGGACCCAGATTTGCTCCTATAACTGCTGTCTTGATCTCATATTTTTTAGCAAATTTCTTTAATTTTTTTGCTTCAAAATAACGATAACGTAATTTTATTGCATCCTTTATACTTTCAATTTTCAAAATAAACATTGAACCACCAATAATTATGTGGATATCCGCAAATTTCAAAACCTGATTATAAAGATTAGGCGAATAAAAAGTAATATTTTTTTCACACTCAAATCCCGAATTAAACAGGTCATCATCTGAAAAAATAATAATGTTATGTTGCTTAAATTTTCGAGAAAATAATTTTATCATCAAATCATCCCCAAGATTATTATCTATGTATGGTTGTAATACTATGTTCATCTCTTCACCATTCCTAGCAATTCTTTTATCGTTGCTTTTACTACCATAATGAATTCATTAAGTTTATAATAACGAGCAAGTTTTTTCTCGTTTATATACTTGTCTGTAATATAGCAAAAATTATAAAAAGTACGATAATATCTTTTGAATACTTTTGAATTATGACTAATTGAGTTTTCTAATACTCGATAATTAAGCTTTGTTTTTGTTGTAAAAAAAGCTTTAGCCTTATTAGTGATAATTAGATTTAACCAAAAATCTAAATCATCAAATAATTCATTGTTTAATTTCAAATCAAATTTCACTTCATCAATTATTTTACAATTTATTAATGCACTTACGTTAATAATATTGTTTTTAAGAAACATATCTTTTAGCTCAAATTCATAATCATCAGGTAAATATTTAACATATGATTTTGAATTAAAGTCCCAAATCTTACAAAATACAATATCCGCTTCCATCGTAAGAGATTCATTATAAAGAATTTCAACATAATCTTTATCAATAAAATCATCACCATCAATGAATATTAAATAATCACCTCTTGCTTGAGATAAGCCTTCATTTCTAACAAAATTGGCTCCTTTGTTACTTTCAGAGAAAAAGTATGTCTCTTCAAACGGAGAATTGTTAATAGTCTTTAAAATCATTTCTTTGGAATTATCTGTTGACCCATCATCATATATAAGAATTTCAATATTTCTATAAGTTTGTTTAAATATACTTTCTAAGCACTCTTCGATATATTTCACCTTATTGAAACATGTTACAATGATTGAAATTTTATCTTTTTGCATTTTCAGAGCCTCGTCTATTAGAAACTAAAAGTTGAATATAAAAAATAAAAGTCCTTTTTTTAGTAAATGCATAAAAATGATTACGGTTAGCATATATAATAGAAGGTATCCCTTTTAATTCAAGTAATTTTTGATATTTTTCTATTACTTGAGGAATATCAACATTTTGTTCCATTAGTCTTTCTTTTAATTTTACCAACATTTTCTTTTTTTCTGGTAAACCATATGAAATCATTTCCCTTATTCGATTCAATCTGTTAGATAAAGTGTTTGTATTTTTATTTTTTGTCACATTGTCTTCATGGATTCTATGAATCATAGTTGGCTCTTTTAAATATTCAATTTTTCCAATCGTTGATGCTAAAATAGCAAGCCAATTATCGTGATTTTCAGCTTCTTTTGGTATATCTACTGCTAGACGAGCAAGTGATAAATTAATGATACTTGTACATCCCATTACCCAACTATGGACTAGCAAACGTCCAGCAATGTTATTTTGATCTAGTTTCTTGTAAACAAGCATTTGATCATTGAGATTAGAATCTGAAATATAATAATTAGTATAAACAAGCAGAGGTATATGTTGATTCGCTTGTTCTAATTTTTTTATCTTATCTAATGAAATCTCTATTTTGTTTGGAAGCCAAACATCATCTTGATCTGCAAACATAATGTATTTATGATTGAGATGAGTTTTTATTAATTCTCCAAAATTAAGACATGGCCCTAAATTCCCTAATTTATCATTTATTTGATGTATGCGTTGATCGGTAACAGTGAACTTATTAATTTTTTTTTCTGTTTCATCTGTTGATCCGTCATCTCGAATAAAAAGTTCCCAATTCCTAAATGTTTGATTTATAATACTTTGAATTTGTTCTTCAATATATTTATCTCCGTTATAAGTTGCCATTAAAATCGCAATCTTATCATCTTTAGCTTCGTTCATGATCCTCCTTTATTTAGTGATATTTAAAATATCTGATGTATATGGAAAAACTTCGTTCTGGCCTGAA
Proteins encoded in this region:
- a CDS encoding polysaccharide pyruvyl transferase family protein, whose amino-acid sequence is MNIVLQPYIDNNLGDDLMIKLFSRKFKQHNIIIFSDDDLFNSGFECEKNITFYSPNLYNQVLKFADIHIIIGGSMFILKIESIKDAIKLRYRYFEAKKLKKFAKKYEIKTAVIGANLGPFDKKNYGLKLAEYELNSKNLITVRDNYSFQTLDSSTSDNISKYVKIFPDIVYGLRLTLPNTKSVKEYGLGISAYRSANKKQNYDNYLAYTTIADEFINRTGQKVAVFAFDSEDENDLISACYIKEFSKFPSMIEIVPYLRNTESFLEKFSACEKFLATRFHSAILSQVYEIPFYALGYSNKMKNLMIDQNKINYFSELKNLKKDTNKIIEKIISGNLAKCENIEELAQKSQGHFENAEILINSIEETKGQFK
- a CDS encoding lipopolysaccharide biosynthesis protein — protein: MKHLFRKLAGDTLIFAIGNGATLLISFFMVPIYTSILSASAFGVSDLINTTVNMLLPVVSLNIFTAVFRWGLDKEKNKNEIFSNGSVLTGFGFIISILSGIVIYSMGIKYWWTVGFYLGLMLVLNHFQNFARGMDRIRLYAMSGVVVSVVNVLSNIVLMIIYKHGLDGYLLSLVISNFCGVIFLFFAGEFWKFWDKNLVSKSGIKEMLVYSMPMIPNNFTWWLTNDASRLIILAFVGPAGNGYFAIANKIPSLLSTAFALFQNAWQISAVETAKHKSVSKIYSITFNVTLNLLLLGSGVMVSIIKIFMHYYVSPSFFKAWEFVPILLLTAVFSNVSAFLGTTYLVAKKTKGLFKTTIWGTIINIALSLALIPLLGVHGAGISGAVGFLAVSIIRLKQTSEWINIRVKWGTSALMLLGYASLTSIVYLNDDLIFAKIIIIILMTVVFATYLKSAKKISNSI
- a CDS encoding glycosyltransferase family 2 protein — encoded protein: MQKDKISIIVTCFNKVKYIEECLESIFKQTYRNIEILIYDDGSTDNSKEMILKTINNSPFEETYFFSESNKGANFVRNEGLSQARGDYLIFIDGDDFIDKDYVEILYNESLTMEADIVFCKIWDFNSKSYVKYLPDDYEFELKDMFLKNNIINVSALINCKIIDEVKFDLKLNNELFDDLDFWLNLIITNKAKAFFTTKTKLNYRVLENSISHNSKVFKRYYRTFYNFCYITDKYINEKKLARYYKLNEFIMVVKATIKELLGMVKR
- a CDS encoding glycosyltransferase family 2 protein; the encoded protein is MNEAKDDKIAILMATYNGDKYIEEQIQSIINQTFRNWELFIRDDGSTDETEKKINKFTVTDQRIHQINDKLGNLGPCLNFGELIKTHLNHKYIMFADQDDVWLPNKIEISLDKIKKLEQANQHIPLLVYTNYYISDSNLNDQMLVYKKLDQNNIAGRLLVHSWVMGCTSIINLSLARLAVDIPKEAENHDNWLAILASTIGKIEYLKEPTMIHRIHEDNVTKNKNTNTLSNRLNRIREMISYGLPEKKKMLVKLKERLMEQNVDIPQVIEKYQKLLELKGIPSIIYANRNHFYAFTKKRTFIFYIQLLVSNRRGSENAKR